One Agelaius phoeniceus isolate bAgePho1 chromosome 6, bAgePho1.hap1, whole genome shotgun sequence DNA window includes the following coding sequences:
- the MIS18BP1 gene encoding mis18-binding protein 1 isoform X1 has protein sequence MPLFLNTPRIRARWSRPAVALRSANGRARRLRSNLRAGLREGSGAGPGAPRDRRGRSAAMRGQGPVRERRGRVCDIIATPNRRSARGEPPLRSVSLSSIPAGTLTPLKQLLPGPGSGVAADSRVSGPQVAGTERRAGPDCRAGPVAERPPKRRAPEPPGQESPAKIFQRMKARAEQRRRILTDVILSPAARQQWPGTARGAGSAQPAPEPVLPQAPRMEPLEVPPAEPAVLESPQKFFLRVKWQLQQQHQATPPSTQTQQNVPPSRSAENPSVQAACAEQPGTGPAGELDSDKDDVDVFLVESVEVDADGEMSQRTVASPLQVKSSPWENGDQAKGRWGKAEAKRTELHEDRRELQPSKKPAAPAVEKAPETNPANPSQPFCSILLSSPIHIPRKQKRAEDPKVPLDKAAADQPAGKAHKEKTICLSSWRIKVLAGNTAICVEGKRKDMRQLLWHSSAVTERVTHNQVQTSSGAVYLLQGKIDSAAMRKEGFPYRFIKKFTFGFSRRWKEYVEEFLEERRRKERVQESGGEENDSVGGTDVLEPAGGSVSKAKKPALRNSTYEASPENHENIFITPSHTSRNDSSMVYTRSGRLVKPPMNFWCGQREFVDQELNVTIQDGWVDYLNLMPSSEKPKRKTRFISKNKPKEGMKTTEEMPKSQSKGRSSERGAACRGEPRSASSSKGRQLLSEEEENDPGSRGTKTKPSQLLPARGASSKPKVLDRQGSRAPGAAERAAGSAELSMYEQGYRNSLRSAKQRLPGKERVLLTQQPSEDEEEQSSEDTPLLIRRKKKSILKPESQNQKPCSGSRGSWDDANKSCGQRTAKPSRNVLVRLSGPESSEESEPPPEGKTSSESSASLVPARARRARGRANPARYRLRSDTEPEEMHSEDSDARAPQIKTNHAVPSSARPAAAKPRDTRGQKSLELFPRAGDGWSEKELQKLHKAITAFPKHRSGFWQEVAMAVGSRSAQECQGKYLEEQQGKANKQQPRKTTSGKPEKKGPADKREPVITAKVGTLKRKQQMREFLEHLPKDNHDDVFTATPLQKRRVQLPALRGSQDGDTEDFALSELPLTPSSGLFPPVKTPQCEHISPGMLVPINRNDYDRHVFRMQKNTQGSRGTWDKVKKKSAGAVHETPASCRTKRVTPAPVVGKLFTAETPNSSSEEQDSYFSM, from the exons ATGCCTCTATTTCTCAACACCCCCCGCATCCGCGCGAGATGGTCTCGGCCCGCAGTTGCGCTCCGTTCCGCCAATGGGCGGGCGCGGCGGCTGCGCTCGAATCTGCGCGCGGGGCTCCGtgaggggagcggggccggcccgggagCGCCGCGGGACCGGCGGGGCCGATCCGCAGCcatgaggggacagggacccgTCCGGGAGCGCCGCGGGCGAGTCTGCGACATCATCGCGACCCCCAACCGCCGCTCCGCCCGGGGAGAGCCGCCGCTCCGCTCGGTGTCCCTCAGCAGCATCCCCGCGGGGACGCTCACCCCGctgaagcagctcctgccaggcccGGGCAGCGGCGTGGCCGCAGACAGCCGCGTGTCAGGCCCGCAGGTGGCGGGGACGGAGCGCCGGGCTGGCCCCGACTGCCGGGCCGGCCCCGTCGCCGAGCGGCCGCCGAAGCGCCGCGCTCCGGAGCCGCCCGGGCAGGAGTCGCCGGCCAAGATCTTCCAGCGGATGAAGGCGCGGGCGGAGCAGCGGCGCAGGATCCTCACCGATGTGATCCTGAGCCCCGCGGCCCGGCAGCAGTGGCCCGGCACGGCCCGGGGGGCGGGCAGCGCTCAGCCGGCACCAG AGCCAGTTTTGCCTCAGGCTCCCAGGATGGAGCCCCTGGAAGTgcccccagcagagcctgcagtgctggaaTCCCCCCAGAAGTTCTTCCTGCGGGTCaagtggcagctgcagcagcagcaccaag CTACACCACCTTcaacccaaacccagcagaatGTTCCTCCTTCCAGAAGTGCAGAGAATCCTTCAGTCCAGGCTGcttgtgctgagcagccagggacTGGGCCTGCAGGGGAGCTGGACTCTGATAAGGATGATGTGGATGTTTTCCTGGTGGAATCTGTTGAGGTAGATGCTGATGGAGAAATGTCTCAAAGAACAGTGGCTTCTCCTCTGCAAGTGAAATCCAGCCCTTGGGAAAACGGGGATCAGGCAAAGGGAAGGTGGGGAAAGGCAGAAGCAAAACGCACAGAGCTTCATGAGGacaggagagagctgcagcccagcaagaaaccagctgctccagcagtggaAAAGGCACCAGAGACCAATCCTGCAaacccctcccagcccttctgTAGCATCTTGCTCTCCTCTCCAATCCACATTCCAAGGAAGCAGAAGCGGGCAGAAGACCCCAAGGTCCCTTTGGATAAAGCTGCTGCTGATCAACCTGCTGGCAAAGCACACAAAGAG aaaaccatctgcctgagcagctggaGGATTAAAGTGCTGGCTGGAAACACGGCAATCTGtgtggaagggaaaaggaa GGACatgaggcagctgctgtggcacagcagcgCCGTCACGGAGCGCGTCACTCACAACCAGGTGCAGACCTCCTCGGGAGCTGTGTACCTGCTGCAGGGCAAGATTGACTCAGCTGCCATGAGGAAGGAAG GGTTCCCCTACCGCTTCATCAAGAAATTCACGTTCGGCTTCTCCAGAAGGTGGAAGGAGTACGTGGAGGAGTTTCTTGAGGAAAGGAGGAG GAAAGAGCGAGTTCAAGAGAGTGGTGGGGAGGAGAACGACTCTGTGGGGGGAACTGATGTGTTGGAACCTGCAGGAGGCTCAGTGAGCAAAGCCAAGAAACCTGCACTGAGGAACTCCACCTATGAGGCGTCACCAGAGAACCATGAGAACATCT TCATAACACCAAGTCACACCTCCAGGAATGACTCCAGCATGGTCTACACCCGCAGCGGGCGCCTCGTCAAACCCCCCATGAACTTCTGGTGTGGGCAGAGGGAGTTTGTGGATCAGGAGCTGAATGTCACCATACAAGATGGATGGGTGGATTATCTGAACCTG atgCCTAGTAGtgaaaaacccaaaagaaagaCCAGGTTCATCTCCAAGAATAAACCAAAGGAAGGCATGAAGACAACAGAGGAAATGCCAAAAAGCCAAAGTAAAG GGAGAAGCAGCGAGAGAGGAGCCGCTTGCAGAGGGGAGCCCAggtctgccagcagcagcaagggcagGCAGCTCCTttcggaggaggaggagaatgaTCCTGGAAGCAGGGgcacaaaaaccaaaccatcccagctcctccctgccagggGGGCTTCCTCCAAGCCCAAGGTGCTGGACAgacagggcagcagagccccgggggcagcagagagagcagcagggtctgcagagctgagcatgTACGAGCAGGGCTACAGGAACTCCCTCAGGTCAGCCAAGCAGCGCCTCCCCGGAAAGGAGAGGGttctcctcacccagcagccctcagaggatgaggaggagcagtCCAGTGAGGACACCCCACTGCTGatcaggaggaagaagaaatctATATTAAAGCCAGAGTCTCAAAACCAGAAACCTTGCTCTGGCTCCAGAGGTTCCTGGGATGATGCAAACAAGTCCTGTGGCCAAAGAACAGCAAAGCCCTCCCGCAATGTGCTGGTGAGGCTGAGTGGGCCCGAGTCCAGTGAGGAGTCTGAGCCCCCTCCTGAAGGGAAAACATCCTCTGAGTCCAGTGCTTCCCTTGTGCCTGCCCGGGCCAGGAGGGCTCGGGGCAGAGCCAACCCTGCCAGGTACAGGCTCCGTTCTGACACCGAGCCTGAGGAAATGCACAGCGAGGACAGCGATGCCAGAGCACCCCAGATAAAAACAAACCATGCagtccccagcagtgccaggcctgcagcagcaaaacCCAGAGACACGAGGGGGCAGAAATCTCTGGAACTCTTTCCAAGGGCGGGCGATGGCTGGTCTGAGAAGGAATTACAGAAGCTTCACAA ggccatCACAGCGTTCCCCAAGCACAGGAGCGGCTTCTGGCAGGAGGTGGCCATGGCCGTGGGGTCCCGCTCGGCCCAGGAGTGCCAGGGGAAGtacctggaggagcagcaggggaaagcaaacaaacagcaGCCCAGGAAAACCACATCAGGAAAACCTGAGAAGAAAG GTCCTGCAGATAAGAGGGAGCCAGTGATCACTGCCAAGGTGGGCACCCTCAAACGGAAGCAGCAGATGAGGGAGTTCCTGGAGCACCTGCCCAAGGACAACCACGACGACGTCTTCACTGCAACACCCCTCCAGAAGAGGAGGGTCCAG ctgccagcactgcgaGGGAGCCAGGACGGGGACACCGAGGATTTCGCCCTCTCCGAGCTCCCGCTCACGCCCTCCTCAGGCCTCTTTCCCCCTGTGAAAACCCCACAGTGTGAGCACATCAGCCCGGGAATGCTGGTCCCCATCAACAG GAATGACTACGACCGGCACGTGTTCCGCATGCAGAAGAACACCCAGGGCAGCCGAGGCACCTGGGACAAGGTCAAGAAGAAGTCG gctggagctgtgcacgAGACACCGGCTTCCTGCAGAACCAAGA GAGTGACCCCGGCCCCAGTGGTGGGGAAGCTCTTCACGGCTGAGACTCCAAACTCATCCAGTGAGGAGCAGGATTCCTACTTTTCCATGTGA
- the MIS18BP1 gene encoding mis18-binding protein 1 isoform X2 encodes MPLFLNTPRIRARWSRPAVALRSANGRARRLRSNLRAGLREGSGAGPGAPRDRRGRSAAMRGQGPVRERRGRVCDIIATPNRRSARGEPPLRSVSLSSIPAGTLTPLKQLLPGPGSGVAADSRVSGPQVAGTERRAGPDCRAGPVAERPPKRRAPEPPGQESPAKIFQRMKARAEQRRRILTDVILSPAARQQWPGTARGAGSAQPAPEPVLPQAPRMEPLEVPPAEPAVLESPQKFFLRVKWQLQQQHQATPPSTQTQQNVPPSRSAENPSVQAACAEQPGTGPAGELDSDKDDVDVFLVESVEVDADGEMSQRTVASPLQVKSSPWENGDQAKGRWGKAEAKRTELHEDRRELQPSKKPAAPAVEKAPETNPANPSQPFCSILLSSPIHIPRKQKRAEDPKVPLDKAAADQPAGKAHKEKTICLSSWRIKVLAGNTAICVEGKRKDMRQLLWHSSAVTERVTHNQVQTSSGAVYLLQGKIDSAAMRKEGFPYRFIKKFTFGFSRRWKEYVEEFLEERRRKERVQESGGEENDSVGGTDVLEPAGGSVSKAKKPALRNSTYEASPENHENIFITPSHTSRNDSSMVYTRSGRLVKPPMNFWCGQREFVDQELNVTIQDGWVDYLNLMPSSEKPKRKTRFISKNKPKEGMKTTEEMPKSQSKGRSSERGAACRGEPRSASSSKGRQLLSEEEENDPGSRGTKTKPSQLLPARGASSKPKVLDRQGSRAPGAAERAAGSAELSMYEQGYRNSLRSAKQRLPGKERVLLTQQPSEDEEEQSSEDTPLLIRRKKKSILKPESQNQKPCSGSRGSWDDANKSCGQRTAKPSRNVLVRLSGPESSEESEPPPEGKTSSESSASLVPARARRARGRANPARYRLRSDTEPEEMHSEDSDARAPQIKTNHAVPSSARPAAAKPRDTRGQKSLELFPRAGDGWSEKELQKLHKAITAFPKHRSGFWQEVAMAVGSRSAQECQGKYLEEQQGKANKQQPRKTTSGKPEKKGPADKREPVITAKVGTLKRKQQMREFLEHLPKDNHDDVFTATPLQKRRVQLPALRGSQDGDTEDFALSELPLTPSSGLFPPVKTPQCEHISPGMLVPINRNDYDRHVFRMQKNTQGSRGTWDKVKKKLELCTRHRLPAEPRE; translated from the exons ATGCCTCTATTTCTCAACACCCCCCGCATCCGCGCGAGATGGTCTCGGCCCGCAGTTGCGCTCCGTTCCGCCAATGGGCGGGCGCGGCGGCTGCGCTCGAATCTGCGCGCGGGGCTCCGtgaggggagcggggccggcccgggagCGCCGCGGGACCGGCGGGGCCGATCCGCAGCcatgaggggacagggacccgTCCGGGAGCGCCGCGGGCGAGTCTGCGACATCATCGCGACCCCCAACCGCCGCTCCGCCCGGGGAGAGCCGCCGCTCCGCTCGGTGTCCCTCAGCAGCATCCCCGCGGGGACGCTCACCCCGctgaagcagctcctgccaggcccGGGCAGCGGCGTGGCCGCAGACAGCCGCGTGTCAGGCCCGCAGGTGGCGGGGACGGAGCGCCGGGCTGGCCCCGACTGCCGGGCCGGCCCCGTCGCCGAGCGGCCGCCGAAGCGCCGCGCTCCGGAGCCGCCCGGGCAGGAGTCGCCGGCCAAGATCTTCCAGCGGATGAAGGCGCGGGCGGAGCAGCGGCGCAGGATCCTCACCGATGTGATCCTGAGCCCCGCGGCCCGGCAGCAGTGGCCCGGCACGGCCCGGGGGGCGGGCAGCGCTCAGCCGGCACCAG AGCCAGTTTTGCCTCAGGCTCCCAGGATGGAGCCCCTGGAAGTgcccccagcagagcctgcagtgctggaaTCCCCCCAGAAGTTCTTCCTGCGGGTCaagtggcagctgcagcagcagcaccaag CTACACCACCTTcaacccaaacccagcagaatGTTCCTCCTTCCAGAAGTGCAGAGAATCCTTCAGTCCAGGCTGcttgtgctgagcagccagggacTGGGCCTGCAGGGGAGCTGGACTCTGATAAGGATGATGTGGATGTTTTCCTGGTGGAATCTGTTGAGGTAGATGCTGATGGAGAAATGTCTCAAAGAACAGTGGCTTCTCCTCTGCAAGTGAAATCCAGCCCTTGGGAAAACGGGGATCAGGCAAAGGGAAGGTGGGGAAAGGCAGAAGCAAAACGCACAGAGCTTCATGAGGacaggagagagctgcagcccagcaagaaaccagctgctccagcagtggaAAAGGCACCAGAGACCAATCCTGCAaacccctcccagcccttctgTAGCATCTTGCTCTCCTCTCCAATCCACATTCCAAGGAAGCAGAAGCGGGCAGAAGACCCCAAGGTCCCTTTGGATAAAGCTGCTGCTGATCAACCTGCTGGCAAAGCACACAAAGAG aaaaccatctgcctgagcagctggaGGATTAAAGTGCTGGCTGGAAACACGGCAATCTGtgtggaagggaaaaggaa GGACatgaggcagctgctgtggcacagcagcgCCGTCACGGAGCGCGTCACTCACAACCAGGTGCAGACCTCCTCGGGAGCTGTGTACCTGCTGCAGGGCAAGATTGACTCAGCTGCCATGAGGAAGGAAG GGTTCCCCTACCGCTTCATCAAGAAATTCACGTTCGGCTTCTCCAGAAGGTGGAAGGAGTACGTGGAGGAGTTTCTTGAGGAAAGGAGGAG GAAAGAGCGAGTTCAAGAGAGTGGTGGGGAGGAGAACGACTCTGTGGGGGGAACTGATGTGTTGGAACCTGCAGGAGGCTCAGTGAGCAAAGCCAAGAAACCTGCACTGAGGAACTCCACCTATGAGGCGTCACCAGAGAACCATGAGAACATCT TCATAACACCAAGTCACACCTCCAGGAATGACTCCAGCATGGTCTACACCCGCAGCGGGCGCCTCGTCAAACCCCCCATGAACTTCTGGTGTGGGCAGAGGGAGTTTGTGGATCAGGAGCTGAATGTCACCATACAAGATGGATGGGTGGATTATCTGAACCTG atgCCTAGTAGtgaaaaacccaaaagaaagaCCAGGTTCATCTCCAAGAATAAACCAAAGGAAGGCATGAAGACAACAGAGGAAATGCCAAAAAGCCAAAGTAAAG GGAGAAGCAGCGAGAGAGGAGCCGCTTGCAGAGGGGAGCCCAggtctgccagcagcagcaagggcagGCAGCTCCTttcggaggaggaggagaatgaTCCTGGAAGCAGGGgcacaaaaaccaaaccatcccagctcctccctgccagggGGGCTTCCTCCAAGCCCAAGGTGCTGGACAgacagggcagcagagccccgggggcagcagagagagcagcagggtctgcagagctgagcatgTACGAGCAGGGCTACAGGAACTCCCTCAGGTCAGCCAAGCAGCGCCTCCCCGGAAAGGAGAGGGttctcctcacccagcagccctcagaggatgaggaggagcagtCCAGTGAGGACACCCCACTGCTGatcaggaggaagaagaaatctATATTAAAGCCAGAGTCTCAAAACCAGAAACCTTGCTCTGGCTCCAGAGGTTCCTGGGATGATGCAAACAAGTCCTGTGGCCAAAGAACAGCAAAGCCCTCCCGCAATGTGCTGGTGAGGCTGAGTGGGCCCGAGTCCAGTGAGGAGTCTGAGCCCCCTCCTGAAGGGAAAACATCCTCTGAGTCCAGTGCTTCCCTTGTGCCTGCCCGGGCCAGGAGGGCTCGGGGCAGAGCCAACCCTGCCAGGTACAGGCTCCGTTCTGACACCGAGCCTGAGGAAATGCACAGCGAGGACAGCGATGCCAGAGCACCCCAGATAAAAACAAACCATGCagtccccagcagtgccaggcctgcagcagcaaaacCCAGAGACACGAGGGGGCAGAAATCTCTGGAACTCTTTCCAAGGGCGGGCGATGGCTGGTCTGAGAAGGAATTACAGAAGCTTCACAA ggccatCACAGCGTTCCCCAAGCACAGGAGCGGCTTCTGGCAGGAGGTGGCCATGGCCGTGGGGTCCCGCTCGGCCCAGGAGTGCCAGGGGAAGtacctggaggagcagcaggggaaagcaaacaaacagcaGCCCAGGAAAACCACATCAGGAAAACCTGAGAAGAAAG GTCCTGCAGATAAGAGGGAGCCAGTGATCACTGCCAAGGTGGGCACCCTCAAACGGAAGCAGCAGATGAGGGAGTTCCTGGAGCACCTGCCCAAGGACAACCACGACGACGTCTTCACTGCAACACCCCTCCAGAAGAGGAGGGTCCAG ctgccagcactgcgaGGGAGCCAGGACGGGGACACCGAGGATTTCGCCCTCTCCGAGCTCCCGCTCACGCCCTCCTCAGGCCTCTTTCCCCCTGTGAAAACCCCACAGTGTGAGCACATCAGCCCGGGAATGCTGGTCCCCATCAACAG GAATGACTACGACCGGCACGTGTTCCGCATGCAGAAGAACACCCAGGGCAGCCGAGGCACCTGGGACAAGGTCAAGAAGAA gctggagctgtgcacgAGACACCGGCTTCCTGCAGAACCAAGA GAGTGA